Proteins from a single region of Symphalangus syndactylus isolate Jambi chromosome 12, NHGRI_mSymSyn1-v2.1_pri, whole genome shotgun sequence:
- the TSSK3 gene encoding testis-specific serine/threonine-protein kinase 3, producing the protein MEDFLLSNGYQLGKTIGEGTYSKVKEAFSKKHQRKVAIKVIDKTGGPEEFIQRFLPRELQIVRTLDHKNIIQVYEMLESADGKVCLVMELAEGGDVFDCVLNGGPLPESQAKALFRQMVEAIRYCHGCGVAHRDLKCENALLQGFNLKLTDFGFAKVLPKSRRELSQTFCGSTAYAAPEVLQGIPHDSKKGDVWSMGVVLYVMLCASLPFDDTDIPKMLWQQQKGVSFPTHLSISADCQDLLKRLLEPDMTLRPSIEEVSWHPWLAST; encoded by the exons ATGGAGGACTTTCTGCTCTCCAATGGGTACCAGCTGGGCAAGACCATTGGGGAAGGGACCTActcaaaagtcaaagaagcaTTTTCCAAAAAACACCAAAGAAAAGTGGCAATTAAAGTTATAGACAAGACGGGAGGGCCAGAAG AGTTTATCCAGAGATTCCTGCCTCGGGAGCTCCAAATTGTCCGTACCCTGGACCACAAGAACATCATCCAGGTGTATGAGATGCTGGAGTCTGCTGACGGGAAAGTCTGCCTGGTGATGGAGCTGGCTGAGGGAGGGGATGTCTTTGACTGCGTGCTGAATGGGGGGCCACTGCCTGAAAGCCAGGCCAAGGCCCTCTTCCGTCAGATGGTTGAGGCCATCCGCTACTGCCATGGCTGTGGTGTGGCTCACCGGGACCTCAAGTGCGAGAACGCCTTGTTGCAGGGCTTCAACCTGAAGCTGACTGACTTTGGCTTTGCCAAGGTGTTGCCCAAGTCACGCCGGGAGCTGAGCCAGACCTTCTGTGGCAGTACAGCCTATGCTGCCCCTGAGGTGCTGCAGGGTATTCCCCACGATAGCAAGAAAGGTGATGTCTGGAGCATGGGTGTGGTCCTGTATGTCATGCTCTGTGCCAGCCTACCTTTTGACGACACAGACATCCCTAAGATGCTGTGGCAGCAGCAGAAGGGGGTGTCCTTCCCCACTCATCTGAGCATCTCGGCCGATTGCCAGGACCTGCTCAAGAGGCTCCTGGAACCCGACATGACCCTCCGGCCTTCAATTGAAGAAGTTAGTTGGCATCCATGGCTAGCAAGCACTTGA
- the FAM229A gene encoding protein FAM229A: MLPSSTPGHAAETCPAPPGPERSPAARARAAASSLGPVSASGRAPRGLDMSAQEPPQGRRFPIEAGDSRGLAAAPESQDSPEAVATEHNRVRPLRRCPGCHCLTLPHVPIDVYRAMGGSPRARAT; encoded by the exons ATGCTGCCCTCCTCGACGCCCGGGCACGCCGCAGAGACCTGCCCGGCTCCGCCTGGACCAGAGCGTTCTCCCGCGGCCAGGGCTCGGGCAGCTGCTTCTAGCCTGGGACCGGTCTCAGCCTCCGGGAG AGCGCCCCGGGGCCTGGACATGAGCGCCCAGGAGCCCCCGCAGGGTCGGAGATTTCCCATTGAGGCTGGAGATTCCCGTGGCCTTGCCGCTGCCCCCGAGTCCCAGGACAGCCCGGAAGCGGTAGCGACTGAGCACAACCGCGTCAG GCCGCTTCGTCGCTGCCCTGGATGCCACTGCCTGACGCTGCCGCACGTGCCCATCGATGTCTACCGGGCCATGGGCGGGAGCCCCCGGGCCCGCGCCACGTGA